The Raphanus sativus cultivar WK10039 chromosome 2, ASM80110v3, whole genome shotgun sequence DNA segment CTTCTTGCATTCCCATGTATCTGTAACCgtagaaatatattatttgaatgaAGTTCTTCCTCAAGTTTTGAGCGTAGTTGTAAAGATTGTATAACAAGAAGAATGATCAATTGTGACTGTGAGTAATGCTACGAGTACAATGTAACTTGTGTTGAGGCCAAAACAAGTCGCTACCAATAATCTCCGCAAGAACAAACACCGTCTTTGAAATGGTGGAAGCGGTTGGCGTCTCTTACAACTATCACTCTATCTGTTATCTTTGAGATGAGTTTAGTTACGGCGTGACAGTCTAAGCAGACCCGGAGATTCTTTATGATTCGGATCTCAGTTCCTGGTTCGGTGACAATGAGTCCAAAGGCAATGGCTAGCCTCTCGCTGTGAAATTTCACCATCAGCTCCCTTTCTTCCTCCTCCACGTCGTGCAAGGCCAACTCAGTCTCCGGCTGATACCCAGCTTCCCTCATCTTCCCTTCAAGCTCCTCTAGCTTCTCATAGATTGCTTTTGCAAGTGGATGCGACTGATCACCGGAGGTAAAGACATGAGGCGTCTCACCAATTTCTATCAAGGTATAACCAGGAGCTTTTGCTAGTTTCCTCTTCTTTGCTTCTTGTCTGACCGTAGCAGCCTGTGGATAATTTCTATCAGCCGAGTGGATATTCGACAGTAAAACATGGTATCCAACATTATCTGGATCTAGCTCAAACAGCTTCTCGGAGACAGCACGGGCAAGGTTTGTGTCTTTGTGAATCTTACAAGCTCCAAGCAGTGTTTGCCACACGGAAGGATCCGGCTCAACAGGCATTGCCTCTATAAACTGCAATGCTCTCTCCAAATATCCTGCTCGGCCAAGAATATCAACCATGCAGGCGTAGTGCTTGACCGTTGGTTCAAAACCATACCGGTTGATCATGGTACTGAATATCTCATCACCTTCCTTGACCAGACCAGCATGACTACAAGCGTAAAGAACACAGAGGAAAGTGACTGGGGACGGTGCAACGCCGGAATTCAACATCTCTGAGAAGACATTCAGAGCTTCATGTCCATGTCCGTGGAGTCCATAACCGGAAATCATTGTGTTCCATGTAACTTCATTCTTCTTCGGCATCAAGTCAAACAACCGGCGTGCTTCTTCAATGCTTCCGCACTTTGCGTACATACCAATCAAAGCCGTAGACACATATATGCTAGACTCAAACTCTGTACTCCTAACCAAACCATGCACCCATTTCCCCAAACTCAACGTTCCTAACTGCGCACACGCCGATAGAATACAAGTTACTGTGATGGGGTTCGGACGAAACTCAGACTTCTGCATTTCTCTGAACAGAGATATCGCATCCTCTGTCAACCCGTTTTGAGTGTAACCCGAGATCATTGCGTTCCAAGACGCCAAGCTTCTGTGCGTACACTCATCAAAAACCTTTCTGGCTGATTCCATCTCGTTCAGTTTACTATAAACCGTGGTTAATGCGGTCGGGACAGATTCATGAGACAAGAAACCTGATTTCAAGCTGTAACCATGAATGCCACATACAAGCATAAGATGTCCAGAGACAGGGATCAAACTCACCAGCGTGCTGGAGTTCAACCTTCCCCCCGACAACACCAGCTTTTTAAACAGGCTTAATGAAAGCTCAGTCTCGCCATTAGAAGCGTAACCGTGAATCATTGCATTGTAAGCCACCACATCCGGTGCACAAAACTCACGAAACAGAGCATTCAAAGCTCCAACCTTTCCACACTTCGAGTACAACGAGATGAAACCCGTAAGAACAAAATCGTGTGAGTAGCACCCTGTCTTCGTCGCGAGACTATGGATCAGCATCCCGAGCCTCAGCTCCTGCAACTCCGCAACAGCGGGGAGTATATTCAACACGGTTGTTGAGTCCCAACGAGTACAGCTCTCGTTAATCAAATCCCTGAAAACCTTAACAGATTCCTCATACATCTCGTTCTCTCTGTATCCACATAACATAGTATTCCACAAAACCACGTCTCTCTCAGACATTCTGTCGAACACCTTCCGAGCATCACCCACCCGCGAAAACTTGAAGTACATCTTGACGATATTGGATCCAACGTGTAATTCCGAGTCAAACCCATCAACGACCGCTTGTCCATGAACCACACGGCCAGCTCTCTCGTCGTGAATACTAGAAGCAGCGGAGATAGCGTAGGTGTAAGTGGAGCTGTTGGGTTTGAGGTCAGCGTGTTTCCTTAGACGGGAGAAGAGAGAAAGCGAAGAGTGAGGTGATCCGTTCTTGGAGAAGCCGAGCATGAGGACGTTGAAGAGGAAAACGTCGGGTTTCTGGACGGAGAGGACGAGGTCGCGAGCGTAGTGAATGGCGCCGAGGTCGGAGAGTCGTTGGGTGAGTTTTGTGAGTAGTTGGATGTCGTTTTGGAAGCCATGGAGGATGATCTGAGTGTGGGTTTGGGCGAGGTGAGACACGGAAGTTGATGTTCTGAAGAGGTCGAAGAAGCTGTTCTTGTTGTTTATCAATGCCACGGTTGTATCGGCCGTGGCAGCTGATACGGACCGCAGTAACATTTGTTGGCTTTTCGGGTTTGAATTCTGAACGCAAAAGGACTCATTTTGTGTTCTGCCGCCGCTATTGGTATTTAAACGTTTTTCACCGTATGGAAAACGattacatttaaatttttgtcaatgatagttttaaaattaaataaaaaaacaaaaaaaaagttttttttttggacaactaaAAATGtcatgaaacaaaaaatgagCAAAAACACCTGACTGACCAAAGTAAAGCCGACCCAACCAAACCAAAACTGTGCCTAAAtcatttgtttcaaaattttattattacaaatagttcggtttagtttagttttaactgaaccaaaccaaaaatcaaaatactatttaattagattaactaaatattctaataata contains these protein-coding regions:
- the LOC130508170 gene encoding pentatricopeptide repeat-containing protein At4g30700, with translation MLLRSVSAATADTTVALINNKNSFFDLFRTSTSVSHLAQTHTQIILHGFQNDIQLLTKLTQRLSDLGAIHYARDLVLSVQKPDVFLFNVLMLGFSKNGSPHSSLSLFSRLRKHADLKPNSSTYTYAISAASSIHDERAGRVVHGQAVVDGFDSELHVGSNIVKMYFKFSRVGDARKVFDRMSERDVVLWNTMLCGYRENEMYEESVKVFRDLINESCTRWDSTTVLNILPAVAELQELRLGMLIHSLATKTGCYSHDFVLTGFISLYSKCGKVGALNALFREFCAPDVVAYNAMIHGYASNGETELSLSLFKKLVLSGGRLNSSTLVSLIPVSGHLMLVCGIHGYSLKSGFLSHESVPTALTTVYSKLNEMESARKVFDECTHRSLASWNAMISGYTQNGLTEDAISLFREMQKSEFRPNPITVTCILSACAQLGTLSLGKWVHGLVRSTEFESSIYVSTALIGMYAKCGSIEEARRLFDLMPKKNEVTWNTMISGYGLHGHGHEALNVFSEMLNSGVAPSPVTFLCVLYACSHAGLVKEGDEIFSTMINRYGFEPTVKHYACMVDILGRAGYLERALQFIEAMPVEPDPSVWQTLLGACKIHKDTNLARAVSEKLFELDPDNVGYHVLLSNIHSADRNYPQAATVRQEAKKRKLAKAPGYTLIEIGETPHVFTSGDQSHPLAKAIYEKLEELEGKMREAGYQPETELALHDVEEEERELMVKFHSERLAIAFGLIVTEPGTEIRIIKNLRVCLDCHAVTKLISKITDRVIVVRDANRFHHFKDGVCSCGDYW